A window of the Bactrocera neohumeralis isolate Rockhampton unplaced genomic scaffold, APGP_CSIRO_Bneo_wtdbg2-racon-allhic-juicebox.fasta_v2 cluster09, whole genome shotgun sequence genome harbors these coding sequences:
- the LOC126764249 gene encoding cytochrome c oxidase subunit NDUFA4: MQGLGLQSLKKNPALIPLYVCVGAGALGAVYYTMRLATRNPDVTWNRSSNPEPWQEYKEKQYKFYSPIRDYSNIKSPAPKFEE, from the exons atgcaAGGGTTGGGattacaaagtttaaaaaaaaatcctgcg TTAATCCCATTATATGTGTGCGTCGGGGCTGGTGCACTTGGGGCAGTATATTACACTATGCGGTTAGCGACAAGAAATCCTGATGTAACTTGGAATCGTTCATCCAATCCCGAGCCATGGCAAGAGTATAAAGAAAAGCAATATAAG ttCTATTCGCCAATAAGGGATTATAGTAACATTAAATCTCCTGCCCCCAAATTTGAGGAATAA